A window of the Agrococcus jejuensis genome harbors these coding sequences:
- a CDS encoding copper chaperone PCu(A)C, whose amino-acid sequence MRTIAPRRAGALSIALAAALALVGCSASEPAASEAPATMAESVVASDVWIKAADDGMTAAFGTLTNEGDTAVRVVAVSSEAATAMELHETVEDDSGQMIMREVDGFDVEPGGSLALEPGGNHLMVMGLTGPIVAGDDVVVTLTFDDGSTLDLTATARDYSGANESYEGDDMGDMDHGDGDMSGMEH is encoded by the coding sequence ATGCGAACCATCGCACCGCGCCGCGCAGGCGCCCTGTCCATCGCCCTCGCCGCCGCCCTCGCGCTCGTGGGCTGCAGCGCATCCGAGCCCGCCGCATCCGAGGCGCCCGCCACCATGGCCGAGTCGGTCGTCGCCAGCGACGTCTGGATCAAGGCCGCCGACGACGGCATGACCGCCGCGTTCGGCACGCTGACGAACGAGGGCGACACCGCCGTGCGCGTCGTCGCCGTGTCGTCGGAGGCCGCCACCGCCATGGAGCTGCACGAGACCGTCGAGGACGACTCGGGTCAGATGATCATGCGCGAGGTCGACGGCTTCGACGTCGAGCCCGGCGGATCCCTCGCGCTCGAGCCCGGCGGCAACCACCTCATGGTCATGGGCCTCACCGGCCCGATCGTCGCGGGCGACGACGTGGTCGTGACCCTCACCTTCGACGACGGCTCGACGCTCGACCTCACGGCGACCGCGCGCGACTACTCGGGCGCGAACGAGTCGTACGAGGGCGACGACATGGGCGACATGGACCACGGCGACGGCGACATGTCGGGCATGGAGCACTGA
- a CDS encoding methyltransferase domain-containing protein gives MRPYDELVAEALAADVDGWGFGFLDGRATEERPPWGYARLLADELGRVDSALDLDTGGGEVVDEAAVLPRRMSATEGWAPNLARARDRLGPRGVEVVHAEPGRPLPFADASFALVSSRHPVAPDWAEIRRVLEPGGTYLGQHVGRESAFELIERFVTPTPAQRAGRDPHREADDARAAGLEVGDLLTARLRMTFTDVGAVVWILRKCVWWVPGFDVVRDGAALRAIDADLRSGRTLVAHSTRHLVRATRPA, from the coding sequence ATGCGACCGTACGACGAGCTCGTCGCCGAGGCGCTCGCCGCCGACGTCGACGGCTGGGGCTTCGGCTTCCTCGACGGCCGGGCGACCGAGGAGCGACCGCCGTGGGGCTACGCGCGCCTGCTCGCCGACGAGCTCGGCCGCGTCGACTCGGCGCTCGACCTCGACACCGGCGGGGGCGAGGTCGTCGACGAGGCGGCAGTGCTGCCGCGCCGCATGTCGGCGACCGAGGGATGGGCTCCCAACCTCGCACGCGCTCGCGACCGGCTCGGGCCGCGCGGCGTCGAGGTGGTGCACGCCGAGCCCGGCCGCCCCCTGCCGTTCGCCGACGCATCCTTCGCGCTCGTCTCGTCGCGGCATCCCGTCGCACCCGACTGGGCCGAGATCCGCCGCGTGCTCGAGCCGGGTGGCACCTACCTCGGCCAGCACGTCGGTCGCGAGTCCGCGTTCGAGCTCATCGAGCGCTTCGTCACGCCCACGCCCGCGCAGCGTGCAGGCCGTGATCCGCATCGCGAGGCCGACGATGCTCGTGCCGCAGGCCTCGAGGTCGGCGACCTGCTCACCGCTCGGCTGCGCATGACGTTCACCGACGTCGGCGCCGTCGTGTGGATCCTGCGGAAGTGCGTCTGGTGGGTGCCCGGCTTCGACGTCGTGCGCGACGGCGCGGCGCTGCGCGCCATCGACGCCGACCTGCGCTCCGGCCGCACGCTCGTCGCGCACTCGACCCGGCATCTCGTGCGCGCGACCCGGCCTGCCTGA
- a CDS encoding acyl-CoA dehydrogenase family protein produces the protein MTTDLLDIEALLSDEERATRARVRALVDREIRPHIADWFDAARFPTEIVPALAAEGLLGMHLHGHGCAGRSAVEYGIAMQELEAGDSGIRTFVSVQGSLAMSAIAKHGSAEQQAEWLPRMARGEAIGCFGLTEPNAGSDPGAMQTFARRDGDDWILDGAKRWIGLASIADVAVIWAQTDDGIRGFLVDTASAGFTATPIAQKLSMRASIQCDIALDGVRVPERMRLPNARGLRAPFECLNEARFGIAWGALGAARDSLEVALAYAGERQVFGRPLSGMQLTQARLAEMALELQQCQLLALHLGRRKDAGTLEPHQISMGKLASCRAAIRIAREARAILGGNGITLDLSPMRHAANLESVRTYEGTDEVHTLVIGQALTGQAAFRG, from the coding sequence GTGACCACCGACCTGCTCGACATCGAGGCCCTGCTCAGCGACGAGGAGCGCGCCACGCGCGCTCGCGTGCGCGCACTCGTCGACCGCGAGATCCGCCCGCACATCGCCGACTGGTTCGACGCCGCGCGCTTTCCCACCGAGATCGTGCCGGCGCTCGCCGCCGAGGGGCTGCTCGGCATGCACCTGCACGGGCACGGATGCGCGGGCCGCTCGGCCGTCGAGTACGGCATCGCCATGCAGGAGCTCGAGGCGGGCGACAGCGGCATCCGCACGTTCGTGTCGGTGCAGGGCTCGCTCGCGATGAGCGCGATCGCGAAGCACGGCAGCGCCGAGCAGCAGGCCGAGTGGCTGCCGCGCATGGCGCGCGGCGAGGCGATCGGCTGCTTCGGCCTCACCGAGCCGAACGCGGGCAGCGACCCCGGCGCCATGCAGACGTTCGCGCGCCGCGACGGCGACGACTGGATCCTCGACGGCGCCAAGCGCTGGATCGGCCTCGCATCGATCGCCGACGTCGCCGTGATCTGGGCGCAGACCGACGACGGCATCCGCGGCTTCCTCGTCGACACCGCGAGCGCCGGCTTCACCGCGACGCCCATCGCGCAGAAGCTGTCGATGCGCGCCAGCATCCAGTGCGACATCGCCCTCGACGGCGTGCGCGTGCCCGAGCGGATGCGCCTGCCGAACGCCCGCGGGCTCCGCGCACCGTTCGAGTGCCTGAACGAGGCGCGCTTCGGCATCGCGTGGGGTGCGCTCGGCGCCGCGCGCGACTCGCTCGAGGTCGCGCTCGCCTACGCGGGCGAGCGGCAGGTCTTCGGCCGCCCGCTGTCGGGCATGCAGCTGACGCAGGCCCGCCTCGCCGAGATGGCCCTCGAGCTGCAGCAGTGCCAGCTGCTCGCCCTGCACCTCGGGCGCCGCAAGGATGCGGGCACGCTCGAGCCGCACCAGATCTCGATGGGCAAGCTCGCGTCGTGCCGCGCCGCCATCCGCATCGCCCGCGAGGCGCGCGCGATCCTCGGCGGCAACGGCATCACGCTCGACCTCTCGCCCATGCGCCACGCGGCGAACCTCGAGAGCGTGCGCACGTACGAGGGCACGGATGAGGTGCACACGCTGGTGATCGGGCAGGCGCTGACGGGGCAGGCCGCCTTCCGCGGCTAG
- a CDS encoding AI-2E family transporter — protein sequence MGLFSRAPQGPVEVVPRAARAPWSLWGDSFGRLATRALQLILVVIVVAGLVFAMTQLTLVIIPVILALILASAFAPAMGWLRRKGVPSIVATILALLAIVVVLGGVVTLIVNAVRNQFGELRDQAVAGFDQVVDWVSTLPFAPTEEQITEFRDTVIDFVTSAQFGSGALAGVSAAANFLTGLVLMIVVLFFFLKDGPRIWEFLLRPFEGQSYARAQRIGDKTVGTLGGYVRGTATVAAVDAIGIGLALAILQVPLALPLAVLVFLLAFIPLVGATLAGALATLVALVANDLVTALIVLGAVILVNQLEGNFLQPVVMGRSLKLHALVILIALTVGTVLGGIVGAVLSVPIAAVAWGIIQVWDGPDTPARMFRQKRPEVA from the coding sequence ATGGGTCTGTTCAGCCGAGCACCGCAGGGTCCGGTCGAGGTCGTGCCGCGCGCCGCGCGTGCGCCGTGGTCGCTCTGGGGCGACTCGTTCGGCCGACTCGCGACGCGGGCGCTGCAGCTCATCCTCGTGGTGATCGTCGTCGCCGGTCTCGTGTTCGCGATGACGCAGCTGACGCTCGTGATCATCCCGGTGATCCTCGCGCTCATCCTCGCGTCGGCGTTCGCGCCCGCGATGGGCTGGCTGCGGCGCAAGGGCGTGCCGTCGATCGTCGCGACCATCCTCGCCCTGCTCGCGATCGTCGTCGTGCTCGGCGGCGTCGTCACGCTGATCGTCAACGCGGTGCGCAACCAGTTCGGCGAGCTGCGCGACCAGGCCGTCGCCGGCTTCGACCAGGTCGTCGACTGGGTCTCGACGCTGCCGTTCGCGCCGACCGAGGAGCAGATCACCGAGTTCCGCGACACCGTCATCGACTTCGTCACGAGCGCCCAGTTCGGCTCGGGCGCGCTCGCGGGCGTGAGCGCCGCCGCGAACTTCCTCACGGGCCTCGTGCTCATGATCGTCGTGCTGTTCTTCTTCCTGAAGGACGGCCCGCGCATCTGGGAGTTCCTGCTGCGCCCCTTCGAGGGTCAGTCGTACGCGCGTGCGCAGCGCATCGGCGACAAGACGGTCGGCACGCTCGGCGGCTACGTGCGCGGCACGGCGACCGTGGCCGCGGTCGACGCCATCGGCATCGGCCTCGCGCTCGCGATCCTGCAGGTGCCGCTCGCGCTGCCGCTCGCGGTGCTCGTGTTCCTGCTCGCGTTCATCCCGCTCGTCGGCGCGACGCTCGCGGGCGCGCTCGCCACGCTCGTCGCGCTCGTCGCCAACGACCTCGTCACGGCGCTCATCGTGCTCGGTGCCGTCATCCTCGTGAACCAGCTCGAGGGCAACTTCCTGCAGCCGGTCGTCATGGGTCGCTCGCTGAAGCTGCATGCGCTCGTCATCCTCATCGCCCTCACCGTGGGCACGGTGCTCGGCGGCATCGTCGGCGCGGTGCTCTCGGTGCCGATCGCCGCCGTCGCGTGGGGCATCATCCAGGTCTGGGACGGCCCGGACACCCCGGCGCGCATGTTCCGGCAGAAGCGGCCAGAGGTCGCCTGA
- a CDS encoding Dyp-type peroxidase, which translates to MRRRDRAGADAPADDARRGLSRRQLLLGGAVAGAGAAAAIGADAVARVATAAPAAPAELLHGDAVVPFHGAHQAAFTIPPQAHATMVALDLLPETDAEGLRRLLRILSDDASRLTQGEAALADSEPELALVPARLTATIGLGPAAVALAGAAVPTWLAPLPAFAIDALEDAWSGGDLLLEVAGDDPLTVAHAQRMLLKGTRSFARIRWVQSGFRRSHGAEAQGTTMRNLFGQVDGTVNPQPGDADFDGLVFIRDGWLAGGTSLVVRRIRMDLDTWDRLDRPGREQSVGRTLANGAPLTGTREHDEPDFAALTPIGFPVIPEFSHMRRARSDDPSQRFHRRAFNYDERPAGASVSESGMLFTAAQADPLAQFVPIQQRLSDLDLLNEWTTPIGSAVFAIPPGCEEGGFVGETLFG; encoded by the coding sequence ATGCGGCGCCGCGATCGGGCCGGGGCCGACGCCCCGGCCGACGACGCGCGGCGCGGCCTGAGCCGGCGACAGCTCCTCCTCGGAGGGGCCGTCGCCGGCGCGGGCGCCGCCGCCGCGATCGGGGCGGATGCGGTGGCGCGCGTCGCGACCGCCGCTCCGGCCGCGCCCGCCGAGCTGCTGCACGGCGACGCCGTCGTGCCGTTCCACGGCGCGCACCAGGCTGCGTTCACGATCCCGCCGCAGGCGCACGCGACGATGGTCGCGCTCGACCTGCTGCCCGAGACCGACGCCGAGGGGCTGCGGCGGCTGCTGCGCATCCTCTCCGACGACGCGTCACGGCTCACGCAGGGCGAGGCGGCGCTCGCCGACTCCGAGCCCGAGCTCGCGCTCGTGCCCGCGCGGCTCACGGCGACGATCGGGCTCGGGCCTGCGGCCGTCGCGCTCGCGGGCGCCGCGGTGCCGACGTGGCTCGCGCCGCTGCCGGCGTTCGCGATCGACGCGCTCGAGGATGCGTGGTCGGGCGGCGACCTGCTGCTGGAGGTCGCGGGCGACGACCCGCTCACGGTCGCGCACGCGCAGCGGATGCTGCTCAAGGGCACGCGGTCGTTCGCGCGCATCCGCTGGGTGCAGTCGGGCTTCCGCCGCAGTCACGGCGCCGAGGCGCAGGGCACGACGATGCGCAACCTGTTCGGGCAGGTCGACGGCACCGTGAACCCGCAGCCGGGCGACGCGGACTTCGATGGCCTCGTGTTCATCCGCGACGGATGGCTCGCGGGCGGCACGTCGCTCGTGGTGCGACGCATCCGCATGGACCTCGACACGTGGGATCGGCTCGACCGGCCGGGCCGCGAGCAGTCGGTCGGTCGCACGCTCGCCAACGGGGCTCCGCTCACCGGCACGCGCGAGCACGACGAGCCCGACTTCGCCGCGCTCACCCCCATCGGGTTCCCCGTCATCCCCGAGTTCTCGCACATGCGGCGGGCGCGCAGCGACGACCCGTCGCAGCGCTTCCACCGCCGCGCGTTCAACTACGACGAGCGGCCCGCCGGGGCGAGCGTGTCGGAGTCGGGAATGCTGTTCACCGCCGCGCAGGCCGACCCGCTCGCGCAGTTCGTGCCCATCCAGCAGCGCCTGTCGGACCTCGACCTGCTCAACGAGTGGACGACGCCCATCGGGTCGGCGGTCTTCGCGATCCCGCCCGGTTGCGAGGAGGGCGGCTTCGTGGGGGAGACGCTGTTCGGGTAG
- a CDS encoding copper resistance CopC family protein codes for MRARTRDARRRTIHPALAAAIGAALAIAAPLAGATTASAHSALVSSDPAPGAALEAPPTQVTLTFNEDVLEMGAAVFIVDAAGVDHAGEPVVAGPVVTVPIEGTLPGGAIEARWRVVSADGHPISDVLPFTVAGEAPASAAPTESAVPVAEPEATSDADADAEAEAAAEAELAEQGVPRTLLVGVAGAAAALVVAAIVLGVRRSRRAASAAPAASDQG; via the coding sequence ATGCGTGCACGCACGCGCGACGCTCGACGTCGCACCATCCACCCCGCCCTCGCGGCCGCCATCGGCGCCGCGCTCGCGATCGCCGCACCCCTCGCGGGCGCGACGACCGCATCCGCCCACTCCGCGCTCGTCTCGAGCGACCCCGCCCCCGGTGCGGCGCTCGAGGCGCCACCGACGCAGGTCACGCTCACGTTCAACGAGGACGTGCTCGAGATGGGTGCCGCCGTGTTCATCGTGGATGCGGCGGGCGTCGACCACGCGGGCGAGCCCGTGGTCGCCGGCCCCGTCGTGACCGTGCCGATCGAGGGCACGCTGCCCGGCGGTGCCATCGAGGCGCGCTGGCGCGTCGTCTCGGCCGACGGCCACCCGATCAGCGACGTGCTGCCGTTCACGGTCGCGGGGGAGGCGCCGGCGTCCGCCGCGCCGACCGAGAGCGCCGTGCCGGTCGCGGAGCCGGAGGCGACGTCCGACGCGGATGCGGATGCCGAGGCCGAGGCTGCCGCAGAGGCCGAGCTCGCCGAGCAGGGCGTGCCCCGCACGCTGCTCGTCGGCGTCGCCGGCGCGGCCGCGGCGCTCGTCGTCGCGGCGATCGTGCTCGGCGTGCGGCGGTCGCGGCGCGCGGCGTCCGCGGCGCCCGCGGCGTCCGACCAGGGCTGA
- a CDS encoding GNAT family N-acetyltransferase: MTDASLAPGYRMLLEPPTVDEYRRLRAVSGLSPKSEGQAEGAIAGTWTWRTIRLDADADGGAGEAVAMGRVIGDGGWYFLVADMATLPEHQGRGIGKAVLRSLLAEIRERAEPGAYVTLTADPPGRRLYEAHGFEDVAPARTGMSLLT, translated from the coding sequence GTGACCGACGCATCCCTCGCCCCCGGCTACCGCATGCTGCTCGAGCCGCCCACCGTCGACGAGTACCGGCGGCTCCGCGCCGTGTCGGGGCTGTCGCCGAAGAGCGAGGGCCAGGCCGAAGGTGCGATCGCGGGCACGTGGACGTGGCGCACGATCCGACTCGACGCGGATGCGGATGGCGGCGCAGGCGAGGCCGTGGCGATGGGCCGTGTGATCGGCGACGGCGGCTGGTACTTCCTCGTCGCCGACATGGCGACGCTGCCCGAGCACCAGGGACGCGGCATCGGCAAGGCCGTGCTGCGGTCGCTGCTCGCCGAGATCCGCGAGCGCGCCGAGCCCGGCGCCTACGTGACGCTCACGGCCGACCCTCCCGGCCGCCGCCTCTACGAGGCGCACGGCTTCGAGGACGTCGCCCCCGCCCGCACGGGCATGTCGCTGCTCACCTGA
- a CDS encoding ABC-F family ATP-binding cassette domain-containing protein codes for MSSTIQLTHVSVVWPDGTVALDDVSGTFGPGATGLVGRNGTGKTTLLRLIAGDLDPTIGTITRSGAAATLPQSLPSHPGSVADALGIATVRAAIAAIERGDVDPARFDAVGDRWGVDAEALAALAAAGVEGDESLLDRPMRSLSGGEAIRVGLAGIRLSGAPIALLDEPSNNLDADARADLVAAIRDWPGTLVVASHDRALLEHVDRIAEVHGRELRTFDGPWSTYEQAIAAEQVAARRRLQDAEAHHRRERADRIEAHERRQQAEAAGRRKQAAGGIPRIMVNALKNQSEASTAASRRLHQSREATALAAIASAEESVRDDRSIRVPMPETRVPNGTTVLELGGADGRIVVRGPERIALAGRNGSGKTTLLRAIQAWPASPDRAPVAPVLHRIPEVGVLAQRTDVDASATLVEVLRQANPDATPHAARAMLARFLFRGDDGARLAAGLSGGERLRLALARLLLADPAPRLLLLDEPTNDLDVDAIGHLVEALAGFEGALVVVSHDERFLADVGVTRRWTVEEGTLRDRPVG; via the coding sequence GTGTCTTCGACCATCCAGCTCACCCACGTCTCCGTCGTCTGGCCTGACGGCACCGTCGCGCTCGACGACGTCTCCGGCACGTTCGGCCCAGGCGCCACCGGCCTCGTCGGCCGCAACGGCACCGGCAAGACGACGCTGCTCCGGCTCATCGCCGGCGACCTCGATCCCACGATCGGCACCATCACCCGCTCCGGCGCGGCGGCAACGCTGCCGCAGTCGCTGCCGTCGCATCCCGGCTCCGTCGCGGATGCGCTCGGCATCGCCACCGTGCGCGCGGCCATCGCCGCGATCGAGCGCGGCGACGTCGACCCCGCTCGCTTCGACGCCGTCGGCGACCGCTGGGGCGTGGATGCCGAGGCGCTCGCCGCGCTCGCCGCGGCCGGCGTCGAGGGTGACGAGTCGCTGCTCGACCGCCCGATGCGCAGCCTGTCGGGCGGCGAGGCGATCCGCGTCGGCCTCGCCGGCATCCGCCTGTCGGGAGCGCCGATCGCGCTGCTCGACGAGCCGTCGAACAACCTCGACGCCGACGCGCGCGCCGACCTCGTCGCGGCGATCCGCGACTGGCCGGGCACGCTCGTCGTCGCGAGCCACGACCGTGCGCTGCTCGAGCACGTCGACCGCATCGCCGAGGTCCACGGGCGCGAGCTGCGCACGTTCGACGGCCCGTGGTCGACGTACGAGCAGGCGATCGCCGCCGAGCAAGTCGCCGCCCGCAGGCGCCTGCAGGATGCGGAGGCGCACCACCGCCGCGAGCGCGCCGACCGCATCGAGGCGCACGAGCGGCGACAGCAGGCGGAGGCGGCCGGTCGCCGCAAGCAGGCGGCGGGCGGCATCCCGCGCATCATGGTCAACGCGCTGAAGAACCAGTCGGAGGCGTCGACCGCGGCCAGCAGGCGACTGCATCAGAGTCGCGAGGCGACCGCGCTCGCCGCGATCGCCTCGGCCGAGGAGTCGGTGCGCGACGACCGCTCGATCCGCGTGCCGATGCCCGAGACGCGCGTGCCGAATGGCACGACGGTGCTCGAGCTCGGCGGCGCCGACGGGCGCATCGTCGTGCGCGGCCCCGAGCGCATCGCGCTCGCGGGGCGCAACGGCTCGGGCAAGACGACGCTGCTGCGCGCCATCCAGGCGTGGCCGGCGTCGCCCGATCGCGCGCCCGTCGCGCCCGTGCTGCACCGCATCCCCGAGGTCGGCGTGCTCGCGCAGCGCACCGACGTCGACGCGTCCGCGACGCTCGTCGAGGTGCTGCGGCAGGCGAATCCGGATGCGACGCCGCACGCCGCGCGGGCGATGCTGGCCCGGTTCCTGTTCCGCGGCGACGACGGCGCCCGCCTCGCGGCGGGGCTCTCGGGCGGCGAGCGCCTGCGCCTGGCGCTCGCCCGGCTGCTGCTCGCGGATCCCGCACCGCGACTGCTGCTGCTCGACGAGCCGACGAACGACCTCGACGTCGACGCCATCGGCCACCTCGTCGAGGCGCTCGCCGGCTTCGAGGGCGCGCTCGTGGTGGTGAGCCACGACGAGCGCTTCCTCGCCGACGTCGGCGTCACGCGCCGCTGGACCGTGGAGGAGGGGACGCTGCGCGACCGCCCGGTGGGCTGA